The Triticum aestivum cultivar Chinese Spring chromosome 3A, IWGSC CS RefSeq v2.1, whole genome shotgun sequence genome includes a region encoding these proteins:
- the LOC123057326 gene encoding increased DNA methylation 1-like, producing MALPAFASHAGSADGPAAPWERLLLMSGKPLLLCLREAWDLERVKIFRAEEEARAALEQDRERSAQAKKRSLLLLAKQGRKGGARALAVDGGGDRSDDACGVCADGGQLLCCDSCPSTFHPECVGVQVPDGSWACHYCRCFLCSASDGAPSTCHQCARKYHNHCRTSLFAGNEIGPFCSESCNKIAAKLTEMAGVTNTADEDGYSWSLLKIQKDTGDSADVLECNAKLAVALGVLDECFNPVKDRRTGIDMLHQAVYSLGSELKRLSYEGFYTMVLEKDTEIISVALLRFHGNKLVEMPFAGTLPHYRRQGMMGRLVKAVEQVLATVQVEKLVIPAVTEVVETWKRSFGFAPMEPRLREETKRLSMVVVTGTVMLQKHIAPPMTEDELAFLEMSWPLSSFTDLVAGIAFPPPSGVDPLATAVRGLGMGAPGTGGRRSCGGEAVGSSVFQMPSYAPAAHGASLRLGMNK from the exons atggcgctgCCGGCCTTCGCGTCGCACGCCGGCTCCGCGGACGGGCCCGCGGCGCCGTGGGAGAGGCTGCTGCTGATGTCCGGCAAGCCGCTGCTGCTGTGCTTGCGGGAGGCGTGGGATCTGGAGCGCGTGAAGATCTTCcgcgccgaggaggaggcgcgagCGGCGCTGGAGCAGGACCGGGAGCGGAGCGCGCAGGCGAAGAAGCGGTCGCTGCTGCTGCTCGCCAAGCAGGGGAGGAAGGGAGgagcccgcgccctcgccgtcgacggcggcggcgaccggagcgaCGACGCGTGCGGCGTGTGCGCGGACGGCGGGCAGCTGCTGTGCTGCGACAGCTGCCCGTCCACCTTCCACCCGGAGTGCGTCGGCGTGCAGGTCCCCGACGGCTCCTGGGCCTGCCACTACTGCCGCTGCTTCCTCTGCTCCGCCAGCGACGGCGCCCCGTCCACCTGCCACCAGTGCGCCCGCAAGT ATCACAACCACTGCCGCACGTCGCTGTTCGCCGGGAACGAGATCGGGCCCTTCTGCAGCGAATCCTGCAACAAG ATTGCCGCGAAGCTGACCGAGATGGcgggggtgacgaacaccgccgatgAAGACGGTTACTCCTGGTCCCTGTTGAAGATCCAGAAGGACACCGGGGACTCCGCCGACGTTCTCGAGTGCAACGCGAAGCTGGCTGTGGCTCTCGGCGTGTTGGATGAGTGCTTCAACCCTGTCAAGGACCGGCGCACCGGCATCGACATGCTGCACCAGGCCGTCTACAGCCTCGG GTCCGAGTTGAAGCGCCTGAGCTATGAAGGTTTCTACACCATGGTGCTGGAGAAGGACACAGAAATAATCTCGGTGGCCCTCTTAAG ATTCCATGGCAACAAACTCGTAGAGATGCCGTTCGCGGGCACGCTGCCGCACTACCGGAGGCAGGGGATGATGGGCCGCCTCGTCAAGGCCGTCGAGCAG GTGCTGGCGACGGTGCAGGTGGAGAAGCTGGTGATTCCGGCGGTGACCGAGGTGGTCGAGACATGGAAGAGGTCCTTCGGTTTCGCGCCCATGGAGCCGCGGCTGAGGGAGGAGACCAAGAGGCTCAGCATGGTCGTCGTCACCGGAACCGTCATGCTGCAGAAGCACATT GCGCCGCCGATGACCGAGGACGAGCTGGCGTTCCTGGAGATGAGCTGGCCGCTCTCCAGTTTCACCGACCTCGTGGCCGGGATTGCGTTCCCGCCGCCGTCTGGTGTCGACCCGCTGGCCACCGCCGTGAGGGGGCTAGGTATGGGTGCCCCGGGGACGGGCGGCCGGCGGTCCTGCGGCGGCGAGGCAGTGGGCTCGAGCGTGTTCCAGATGCCTAGCTATGCGCCTGCTGCGCACGGCGCCAGTCTACGCCTCGGCATGAACAAATAA